A part of Vulcanisaeta moutnovskia 768-28 genomic DNA contains:
- a CDS encoding DUF4350 domain-containing protein produces MKWIPISVVILTFIFIAIALGPSLTPFDAYNSYWDGYSTAASICLKPVYALPSNLSGITSIFITPETNLSRSLISSLLNYVVSGGRLVVIDGNVEASNQLLSELGVGSRFTNLMIRDPILNVINEEFPLAFVVSNPLISMNQGVLALDNATVIDIGDPNAVVIAETSRFSIAGNLTGSFPVIVAISIGRGYVILISSPGMLMNSLINEANNEAFLRELCSNGSAVYFEGALIENPQGIAKAWLLTAYAYASTYPVNYLLILAPVILMIVVLLIKR; encoded by the coding sequence ATGAAGTGGATTCCAATATCAGTGGTAATTCTCACCTTTATTTTCATAGCCATAGCCCTAGGACCCTCACTAACACCCTTCGATGCATACAACTCCTATTGGGATGGTTACTCAACAGCAGCCTCAATATGCCTAAAACCCGTCTATGCCCTACCGAGCAACCTCAGTGGTATCACCTCCATCTTCATAACCCCAGAAACAAACCTAAGTAGGTCCTTAATATCATCATTACTTAACTATGTGGTTAGTGGCGGTAGGTTAGTTGTAATTGACGGTAATGTGGAGGCTAGCAATCAATTACTAAGTGAGTTGGGTGTTGGGAGTAGGTTCACGAACCTCATGATTAGGGACCCAATACTCAATGTGATTAATGAGGAGTTCCCACTGGCGTTTGTGGTGAGTAACCCATTAATATCAATGAATCAGGGTGTGCTGGCGCTGGATAATGCCACGGTGATCGATATAGGCGACCCCAATGCTGTGGTTATTGCAGAAACAAGTCGCTTTAGTATTGCCGGTAACCTAACGGGTTCATTCCCAGTCATAGTTGCCATATCCATTGGTAGGGGTTATGTAATCCTCATTTCAAGCCCGGGGATGCTCATGAACTCATTAATTAATGAGGCAAATAATGAGGCCTTCCTCAGGGAATTATGCAGTAATGGTTCTGCGGTATACTTCGAGGGTGCATTGATTGAGAATCCACAGGGTATTGCCAAGGCCTGGTTACTTACGGCATATGCCTACGCATCCACATACCCAGTTAATTACCTACTGATTCTAGCGCCGGTAATACTTATGATAGTAGTATTATTAATAAAAAGGTAG
- a CDS encoding AAA family ATPase, translated as MGFRGIDTVKRIRDNISRVFIGNEQAVRILLATLLSEGHTLLLGPVGSGKTTLAKTIALTIGGVFKRVQVTNETLPSDILGFMIYTPNTEPRLVKGPIFANVVLLDEINRAPPRTLSALIEAMQERQITIDGVPLELPRPHIIVATMNVIEVELGYSQQLPLVILDRFVSSIYISYVSDEEEMALVREIDKIEREMMTLGNITNANDMMRIINEVRNVYVDDSVLNYMMGIIREIRRDPRVQVTLSTRAPISLFKISRALAYLDGRDYVLPDDVKVAAYSTLMHRILLRPEYRGSVTPMNIIDDAIGKVPVPHYIETQVKV; from the coding sequence ATGGGCTTTAGAGGAATTGATACCGTTAAGCGCATTAGGGATAATATATCAAGGGTATTCATTGGTAATGAACAAGCCGTCAGGATACTCCTAGCCACACTACTCAGTGAGGGTCATACCCTACTGCTCGGTCCCGTGGGTTCCGGAAAAACCACACTGGCGAAGACCATCGCATTGACAATTGGGGGCGTGTTTAAGAGGGTTCAGGTAACAAACGAGACCCTGCCATCCGACATACTTGGTTTCATGATTTATACGCCAAATACAGAACCAAGACTTGTTAAAGGCCCAATATTCGCAAATGTGGTACTGCTTGATGAAATAAATAGGGCGCCCCCGAGAACCCTATCGGCGCTCATTGAGGCAATGCAGGAGAGACAGATAACAATTGATGGCGTGCCACTTGAGCTACCCAGGCCCCATATAATAGTGGCAACAATGAATGTCATAGAGGTTGAACTTGGTTACTCCCAGCAATTGCCGTTGGTTATACTTGATAGGTTCGTGTCAAGTATATACATTAGTTACGTCAGTGATGAGGAGGAGATGGCGCTGGTTAGGGAGATAGATAAGATAGAACGTGAGATGATGACGCTGGGCAACATTACCAATGCCAATGATATGATGAGGATAATTAATGAAGTAAGGAATGTGTATGTCGATGACTCAGTGCTTAATTACATGATGGGCATAATCAGGGAGATAAGGAGGGACCCAAGAGTGCAGGTGACGCTAAGTACGAGGGCTCCAATAAGCCTATTTAAGATCTCAAGGGCTCTTGCATACCTTGATGGTAGGGATTATGTATTGCCTGATGATGTTAAGGTCGCTGCCTACTCAACACTAATGCACAGGATACTCCTAAGGCCTGAGTATAGGGGTTCCGTAACACCCATGAACATAATTGACGACGCAATAGGTAAGGTGCCAGTCCCACATTATATAGAGACCCAGGTAAAGGTATGA
- a CDS encoding DUF58 domain-containing protein, with the protein MNKRVITDWVRIFVTTIPVVSAIASIGNIPLFSLFVVMTIITWLYWDRYPIPISLALIALNSIVTTPINIALTSISTLALDKALRTGNDKPWWLYASSLTASISIALLLLKIYVAVSLAVPTLYLLIKSLLSFIRFHTVNIELRPGKELRTNAGTELAYPLTIVTRPRLRATVRIKAPRNLTISPSELRIDGEGTVNIIARYRLGGVKRPRLMLTLIDEAGIIRVARVIRHPRITVIPRARAAVEAVRGFLAQSMSSLGMENVQEVREYIPGDPIRRIHWKKSAKLNRLTIKLMQSQGLMGPIVLLSYASNSTFADKIGEVFVYLTAELLTRIPRVEVISMSRDGEVTNYLLDKDNYFNMIDEILGRIENLGIRLIGGGDYADILSIIKYLIPLRIKDIDKEETIVIGQALFMEPMCKALGERAICISV; encoded by the coding sequence ATGAATAAGAGAGTAATTACTGATTGGGTTCGCATATTCGTAACTACTATACCCGTAGTATCAGCCATAGCCTCCATAGGTAATATACCACTTTTCTCATTATTCGTTGTAATGACCATAATAACATGGCTTTATTGGGATAGATACCCAATACCCATATCCCTTGCATTAATCGCATTGAACTCAATAGTGACAACGCCCATTAATATAGCGCTTACATCAATATCCACACTTGCCCTCGACAAAGCACTTAGGACAGGTAATGACAAGCCCTGGTGGCTCTATGCATCATCACTTACAGCATCAATATCAATAGCACTACTCCTCCTAAAGATCTACGTGGCGGTATCACTGGCCGTACCAACACTATACCTATTAATTAAGTCCCTGCTGAGTTTCATTAGATTCCACACGGTCAATATAGAGTTAAGGCCGGGCAAGGAATTAAGGACTAACGCCGGTACTGAACTCGCATACCCACTTACAATAGTTACAAGGCCTAGGTTAAGGGCCACAGTGAGAATTAAGGCCCCGAGGAACTTAACTATAAGCCCAAGTGAACTGCGTATTGATGGGGAGGGTACCGTCAATATAATTGCCAGGTATAGACTCGGTGGTGTGAAGAGGCCTAGGCTCATGCTTACGCTTATTGATGAGGCAGGGATTATTAGGGTTGCTAGGGTTATTAGACATCCGCGCATTACTGTGATTCCTAGGGCGAGGGCGGCTGTTGAGGCCGTAAGGGGTTTTCTGGCTCAGTCAATGTCATCATTGGGTATGGAGAATGTTCAGGAGGTTAGGGAGTACATACCTGGTGACCCAATTAGGAGAATTCATTGGAAGAAGAGCGCCAAATTAAATAGATTAACCATTAAATTAATGCAGAGTCAGGGGTTAATGGGGCCAATTGTCCTACTGTCCTATGCATCGAATTCCACCTTTGCCGATAAAATTGGGGAGGTGTTTGTTTACCTAACGGCTGAGTTATTAACAAGGATTCCAAGGGTGGAAGTTATTTCTATGAGTAGGGATGGTGAAGTCACTAATTACCTGCTTGATAAGGATAATTACTTCAACATGATTGATGAGATACTAGGCAGAATTGAGAATTTGGGCATTAGGCTCATTGGTGGTGGTGACTATGCAGACATACTGAGCATTATTAAGTATTTAATACCATTGAGGATTAAGGACATCGATAAGGAAGAGACAATAGTGATAGGGCAGGCATTATTCATGGAACCAATGTGCAAGGCACTCGGTGAACGTGCCATATGCATCTCGGTTTAG
- a CDS encoding glycosyltransferase gives MMTLLVLIEELGIAFITMHFLTPSIYYVVALGWLRSNKRSGDKTELSVDPPLVSVIIPTYNEAKAIIQKLNNVYSQDYPRDRFEVIIVDSGSTDRTVELIHEWIKGHDGINVRVIEEGARMGKMHALNTALKYAKGDIIVITDADSAWTQDSLRNAVTWLMTDGVGAVSCNKIPRTDKDVEAEYRSYYGLLRIAESRKFSSAIFHGELAAYRRDLLEKIGGFPMDVGADDSHTAGLISMLGYRAIIPENVRCIEYVPSKGYWMWRIRRAQHLIQHFLRILKYMVTNGKELPRDYRQIMLYESYLHLINPWLFVIGFVLVIISAMHGAIIPIVLILIGMVLLAIRFFRTWITTQVILVVASIRNLWNKELVWRKIEK, from the coding sequence ATGATGACCCTATTAGTATTAATCGAGGAGCTAGGCATTGCATTCATAACCATGCATTTCCTTACACCAAGCATTTACTACGTAGTAGCGCTGGGCTGGTTAAGGTCAAATAAGAGATCAGGCGATAAAACCGAGTTAAGTGTTGATCCACCATTAGTATCCGTCATAATACCAACGTATAATGAGGCCAAGGCAATAATCCAGAAACTCAATAATGTTTACTCCCAGGACTACCCTAGGGATAGGTTTGAGGTCATTATTGTCGATTCAGGGAGTACCGACAGAACCGTTGAGTTAATTCATGAGTGGATTAAGGGTCATGACGGTATTAATGTTAGGGTTATTGAGGAGGGTGCTCGAATGGGTAAGATGCATGCGTTAAACACGGCATTGAAGTATGCGAAGGGTGATATAATCGTGATTACTGATGCTGACTCAGCATGGACCCAAGACTCTCTTAGGAATGCCGTTACTTGGTTAATGACTGATGGTGTTGGGGCAGTCTCCTGTAATAAGATACCAAGGACTGATAAGGATGTCGAGGCCGAGTATAGGAGTTACTATGGATTACTTAGGATTGCCGAGAGTAGGAAGTTCTCCTCGGCAATATTCCACGGGGAACTAGCCGCATACAGGAGAGATTTACTTGAGAAGATTGGTGGTTTCCCAATGGATGTGGGTGCTGATGATAGTCACACGGCTGGTTTAATATCAATGTTGGGTTATAGGGCCATTATCCCCGAGAATGTTAGGTGTATTGAGTATGTGCCGAGCAAGGGCTATTGGATGTGGAGGATTAGGAGGGCTCAGCACTTGATTCAGCATTTCTTGAGGATTCTAAAGTACATGGTTACTAATGGTAAGGAACTACCCAGGGACTATAGGCAAATAATGCTTTATGAGTCATACCTACACCTCATTAATCCCTGGCTTTTCGTTATTGGATTCGTCCTTGTAATAATCTCCGCAATGCATGGGGCCATAATACCAATCGTGTTAATTCTGATTGGCATGGTATTATTAGCGATTAGGTTCTTCAGAACCTGGATAACCACCCAGGTAATACTCGTGGTAGCCTCCATTAGGAATCTATGGAATAAGGAGCTGGTATGGAGGAAGATAGAGAAGTAA